A region of Allocoleopsis franciscana PCC 7113 DNA encodes the following proteins:
- a CDS encoding glycosyltransferase: MPKLAIFLTYLRGGGVERVILNLARGFVEQGLSVDLVLVREEGEFLSLVPPGVRIVNLNGKRLISSIPALVRYLQQNKPVALLSAMQDINLVALWSRRLAGVSTRVVISVHNTVSQESQNSAQLKRRFAPYLARLFYPWADAIVTVSQGSAEDLMRLGLSSERIRVIYNPVVTPEVFEKVAEPIDHPWFEPGSPPVILGVGRLAKQKDFPTLIRAFAQVRQHRPARLMILGEGQERSEIEALVQELGIEKDVALPGFVTNPYAYMASSAVFVLSSLFEGLPTVLIEAIAGGTKVVSTDCKSGPAEILSNGQYGKLVPVGDINAIAEAILSSLEEPPNPEVLQRRAADFSLDKAVAQYGRVLQVG; this comes from the coding sequence ATGCCTAAACTCGCTATTTTTCTCACCTATCTCCGTGGAGGTGGGGTCGAGAGAGTCATCCTTAACTTAGCTCGTGGTTTTGTTGAGCAAGGTTTAAGCGTAGATTTAGTTTTAGTCAGGGAGGAAGGTGAATTTTTGTCCCTGGTACCGCCAGGGGTGCGAATTGTGAATCTGAACGGTAAACGCCTGATATCTAGCATCCCCGCTTTGGTACGCTACCTGCAACAGAACAAACCTGTTGCTTTGCTTTCGGCGATGCAGGATATTAACTTAGTAGCCCTCTGGAGTCGGAGGCTTGCGGGTGTATCGACCCGTGTGGTCATAAGTGTACACAACACCGTCTCGCAAGAGTCCCAAAATTCAGCCCAGTTGAAGCGACGATTTGCACCGTACTTGGCACGACTATTCTATCCTTGGGCAGATGCTATTGTTACGGTATCCCAAGGGTCGGCGGAGGATTTGATGCGTTTGGGCTTATCCTCAGAACGGATTCGCGTGATTTACAACCCAGTCGTAACCCCAGAGGTTTTTGAAAAAGTTGCTGAACCCATTGACCATCCTTGGTTTGAGCCTGGTTCACCTCCAGTGATTTTGGGTGTGGGACGATTGGCAAAGCAGAAAGACTTTCCCACGCTAATTCGAGCCTTTGCTCAAGTGCGACAGCATCGTCCGGCTAGGCTGATGATTTTGGGTGAAGGGCAAGAACGCTCAGAGATTGAGGCTTTAGTGCAAGAGCTAGGGATAGAAAAAGATGTAGCTTTACCTGGGTTTGTGACAAATCCCTATGCTTACATGGCTTCATCGGCAGTATTCGTCCTATCCTCCTTATTTGAAGGGTTGCCCACGGTACTGATTGAGGCGATAGCAGGGGGAACCAAGGTGGTTTCTACCGACTGCAAGAGTGGGCCGGCAGAGATTTTGTCAAACGGGCAGTACGGCAAGTTAGTGCCGGTGGGCGACATTAACGCTATTGCAGAGGCAATTTTGAGTAGCTTGGAGGAGCCTCCTAACCCTGAAGTGCTACAACGCCGAGCGGCTGATTTCTCGCTTGATAAAGCGGTTGCCCAATATGGGCGGGTATTGCAGGTCGGTTAA
- a CDS encoding glycosyltransferase family 2 protein, protein MKDKPVVSIAINNYNYERFLPEAIDSALNQTYPHIEVIVVDDGSTDNSKEIIKNYGDKIIPVFKENGGQASAFNAGFAASRGDIICFLDADDAFVPEKAAEIVKAFGDHQDAGWCFHSLKWVDADGKTSINKNSQEDASIHKNSHESLIHKYDLRAHIKEGKLKDKLDNLPSTTGLCFTRSLLQQILPMPEAKRIGLNDGYLEFTSIGLSKGIILNQELALYRVHGSNAYAQRPDRQKVQARIIVLTAYWMRTKFPEFSKFTNNLLATGLGMYQRAGGVEMECQEFVENYLTSITFPEKFEIYLRALYNYIKNTKFQ, encoded by the coding sequence ATGAAGGATAAACCTGTCGTTAGCATCGCCATTAATAACTACAATTACGAGCGTTTCCTGCCGGAGGCGATTGATAGCGCGCTCAATCAAACCTATCCCCACATTGAGGTAATTGTGGTGGATGATGGTTCTACGGATAACTCCAAGGAAATTATTAAAAATTATGGGGATAAGATTATCCCTGTTTTTAAAGAAAATGGGGGACAAGCTTCGGCTTTCAATGCTGGCTTTGCGGCGAGTCGAGGGGATATTATTTGCTTTTTAGATGCTGATGATGCCTTTGTGCCGGAAAAGGCGGCAGAAATCGTGAAGGCATTTGGCGATCACCAAGATGCGGGTTGGTGTTTCCATTCCCTTAAGTGGGTGGATGCCGATGGCAAAACCTCTATTAATAAAAACAGCCAGGAAGATGCATCAATTCATAAAAACAGCCATGAAAGTCTAATTCACAAGTACGATTTGAGAGCGCACATCAAAGAAGGCAAACTCAAGGATAAATTAGACAATCTGCCCTCTACCACCGGTCTTTGCTTTACGCGATCGCTTCTACAACAGATTCTTCCCATGCCTGAAGCGAAAAGAATTGGTCTGAATGATGGGTATTTAGAATTCACGTCCATCGGACTGAGTAAAGGCATAATCTTAAATCAAGAATTAGCGCTTTATCGGGTACATGGTTCCAATGCTTATGCCCAAAGACCAGACCGTCAAAAAGTACAAGCTAGAATTATCGTCTTAACAGCCTATTGGATGCGAACTAAATTCCCAGAATTTTCTAAGTTTACGAATAATTTATTGGCAACGGGTTTGGGAATGTATCAACGTGCAGGAGGGGTTGAAATGGAATGCCAGGAATTTGTCGAAAATTATCTAACTTCTATTACGTTCCCAGAAAAATTTGAAATATATCTTAGGGCACTTTACAATTACATCAAAAATACTAAATTTCAATAA
- a CDS encoding flippase, whose protein sequence is MNKLTAVSQKLSPGLRKIIKNIGWLFADRVLRMGVGFLVGAWVARYLGPQQFGLYNYAIAFVSLFTALATLGLDQIVVRNIVREPSCKDETLGTTFALKFIGGIVTLCLTLGIIHLLRPEDSLTRWLVGITATGMIFQAFDTIDLWFQFKVDSKYTVVAKNTGFIIITVIKIALIQIKAPLIAFAWTGLLEIALGAVGLVLAYTLRGENFKAWHFSWLQAKMLLKESWPMIVAGISIMIYVRIDQIMLGELIGSESVGIYSVASRLSELWGFVPTAIVSSFNPSIIEAKKVSEELYYNKLQKVFNIMTVLAYGIAIPTTFLSQEIVVLLFGDSYAASGGVLAIYIWGQLFSFLGIARITWTVTEGLTMYALVFASAGAIVNIILNLWLIPIYQETGAAIATVISYGLVDYVVFLLYRPFFKVGQLMTNALTLRFVFAHVLQRLR, encoded by the coding sequence GTGAATAAGTTAACGGCGGTAAGCCAAAAGCTCAGTCCTGGACTCCGTAAGATTATTAAGAACATAGGCTGGCTGTTTGCCGATCGCGTCCTACGCATGGGTGTAGGATTTCTCGTCGGCGCTTGGGTAGCCCGTTATCTAGGGCCGCAGCAGTTTGGTTTATACAACTACGCGATCGCTTTTGTTTCCCTATTTACTGCGCTTGCCACACTGGGATTAGACCAAATTGTGGTGCGTAATATTGTTCGTGAACCCTCTTGTAAAGATGAAACCCTAGGTACTACTTTCGCCCTAAAATTTATTGGCGGAATTGTCACCTTATGTCTAACCCTTGGCATCATTCACCTGCTACGGCCTGAGGACAGCCTAACTCGCTGGCTGGTAGGAATCACAGCAACAGGCATGATTTTTCAGGCATTTGATACCATCGATTTGTGGTTTCAGTTTAAAGTTGATTCCAAATATACGGTTGTTGCTAAAAATACAGGCTTTATCATTATCACGGTTATCAAAATAGCTTTAATCCAAATTAAAGCTCCTCTGATTGCTTTTGCCTGGACAGGTTTATTGGAAATTGCTTTAGGGGCTGTAGGTTTAGTTCTTGCCTATACCTTAAGGGGAGAAAACTTTAAAGCATGGCATTTCAGTTGGCTACAAGCCAAAATGTTGCTGAAAGAAAGCTGGCCTATGATCGTTGCTGGCATATCGATTATGATTTACGTGCGAATCGATCAGATTATGTTAGGTGAACTCATCGGTTCTGAGTCTGTGGGCATTTATTCAGTCGCCTCACGACTCTCAGAACTTTGGGGCTTTGTGCCGACAGCGATTGTTTCTTCCTTTAATCCTTCTATTATTGAAGCGAAGAAAGTGAGTGAAGAGCTTTACTATAATAAGCTACAGAAAGTTTTCAATATTATGACGGTTTTAGCTTATGGAATTGCGATTCCCACTACGTTTCTGTCCCAAGAAATTGTTGTCCTTCTATTTGGTGATAGTTATGCCGCCTCTGGAGGGGTCTTGGCGATCTATATCTGGGGACAATTATTTTCTTTTTTAGGCATCGCTCGCATAACTTGGACTGTTACAGAGGGATTGACCATGTATGCCTTAGTTTTTGCCAGCGCTGGGGCTATTGTAAATATTATATTAAACCTTTGGTTAATTCCAATTTATCAAGAAACAGGAGCGGCAATCGCAACTGTGATTTCCTACGGATTAGTAGATTACGTTGTTTTTCTTTTATATCGTCCATTTTTTAAAGTGGGTCAATTAATGACTAATGCGCTAACGTTGAGGTTTGTCTTTGCCCATGTTCTGCAAAGACTGAGATAG
- a CDS encoding BNR/Asp-box repeat-containing protein, whose translation MRWVVAPVLMGFIVGCATNNQTPQAITLAAPMNSAMGQNGYRWANVSIGGGGFVTGVYLHPRQKDLVYIRTDVGGFYRWNAADKSWIPLNDSFGLAQKTYYGGEALAVDPNNPNIVYMAAGKYSQWEPKGSIFKSTNQGKTWTKLKIDLGMDSNDEQRWAGERLAVNPSNSNDIFFGSRHDGLWQSSDAGATWRKVTSCSPTLTKGIGILGIMFDQQVPGLMYMNAYGDGIYQSTDTGVTWSKIEGSPQQAQRMAIANNGVLYVTHNSGVSQYANGVWRNITPKGNPSSFNALGVNPTNPKHILVALEQSTSTKIYETLDGGDNWTEKKASIKHRVPWWDDSMFATWTSAIEFDPNVSGKVWMTNGFGIWQTDNINPNPVVWTNYQQGHEEVVAFALAAPTKGAMLLSGVADVDGFYHNNGLDAFPSKRFDGIADSNHVNRDTLSIAYSESEPLHIVRLGGSRWNSTFTGATSQDGGLTWKKFPSFPPKTIPLRVAVSATNPKLFVVTLSKAQPVRTMDGGASWSKVSGLPDGAEGPWYWGQPLVADKVEGDTFYYYNEGKVYRSTDGGESFSLVNSSLPTRKWDWYSLKTVPGFKDEVWLSLDWNGLYRSTDGGKTMTKLSSVERAHLFAFGKPETGSTTPTLYLYGRVAGMGDGIFRSLDRGETWTSIGSVENPIGGEPNVMEASWKQFGLVFIGTNGRGIFYGTPDSPQR comes from the coding sequence ATGCGTTGGGTTGTGGCTCCTGTCTTGATGGGCTTTATCGTTGGGTGTGCCACGAATAATCAAACACCTCAAGCGATTACACTGGCCGCGCCCATGAACTCAGCTATGGGGCAGAATGGGTATCGCTGGGCTAATGTGTCTATAGGCGGGGGAGGCTTTGTTACAGGTGTTTACCTCCATCCCCGACAAAAAGATCTGGTTTATATTAGGACTGACGTGGGTGGCTTTTATCGTTGGAATGCCGCAGATAAAAGCTGGATTCCCTTAAATGACAGCTTTGGGCTTGCCCAAAAAACCTACTACGGCGGAGAAGCGCTAGCGGTTGATCCCAACAACCCCAATATTGTCTATATGGCGGCAGGGAAATACTCACAGTGGGAGCCAAAGGGGTCAATTTTTAAGTCTACAAATCAGGGCAAAACTTGGACTAAGCTGAAGATAGATTTAGGGATGGACAGCAATGACGAGCAGCGTTGGGCAGGAGAGAGACTGGCCGTCAATCCATCGAATTCCAACGACATCTTTTTTGGTTCTCGGCACGATGGCTTGTGGCAGTCGTCGGATGCGGGGGCGACATGGCGCAAAGTCACATCTTGTTCCCCTACTCTGACTAAAGGGATTGGCATTCTGGGCATCATGTTTGACCAGCAAGTGCCCGGTTTAATGTACATGAATGCCTATGGAGATGGAATCTATCAGTCCACGGATACGGGTGTGACTTGGAGCAAAATCGAGGGCAGTCCCCAGCAGGCACAACGTATGGCGATAGCGAATAACGGGGTACTCTATGTCACCCATAATTCTGGCGTGAGCCAATATGCAAACGGGGTTTGGCGCAATATCACCCCCAAGGGCAACCCATCCTCTTTTAACGCTTTGGGAGTGAACCCAACGAATCCCAAACACATCTTGGTCGCTTTGGAACAGTCAACCTCTACTAAAATCTATGAAACCTTAGATGGAGGAGATAACTGGACTGAAAAAAAGGCATCCATCAAGCACAGGGTTCCTTGGTGGGATGACTCGATGTTTGCAACATGGACTTCCGCCATTGAGTTTGACCCAAACGTTTCAGGCAAAGTCTGGATGACGAATGGGTTTGGAATTTGGCAAACGGACAATATCAACCCCAATCCAGTTGTTTGGACTAATTATCAGCAGGGACACGAGGAAGTTGTAGCGTTTGCCCTAGCAGCACCTACAAAAGGAGCTATGTTGTTGAGTGGTGTCGCTGATGTCGATGGTTTTTATCACAATAACGGGCTTGATGCCTTTCCATCCAAACGGTTTGACGGCATTGCTGACTCGAATCACGTCAATCGAGATACCCTTAGCATTGCCTATTCCGAAAGCGAACCCTTGCACATCGTCCGCTTGGGCGGTAGTCGCTGGAACTCAACCTTTACAGGAGCAACTTCTCAAGATGGCGGATTGACTTGGAAAAAGTTTCCGTCGTTTCCGCCGAAAACAATACCCCTGCGCGTCGCTGTATCGGCAACGAATCCCAAGCTGTTTGTCGTGACACTGAGCAAAGCTCAACCTGTTCGCACAATGGATGGAGGTGCTTCATGGAGCAAAGTATCCGGATTGCCCGATGGTGCTGAAGGCCCGTGGTATTGGGGTCAGCCCTTGGTTGCCGACAAGGTAGAGGGTGATACTTTTTACTACTACAACGAAGGGAAAGTCTACCGCAGTACAGACGGGGGCGAATCTTTCAGCCTGGTTAACTCATCGCTTCCCACCCGCAAATGGGATTGGTATTCGCTGAAAACAGTACCCGGCTTTAAAGATGAAGTTTGGCTCAGCTTAGACTGGAACGGTTTGTACCGCTCAACCGATGGCGGTAAAACCATGACAAAGTTGTCCTCGGTGGAGCGGGCACATCTGTTTGCATTCGGAAAGCCAGAGACAGGAAGTACAACGCCGACACTTTATCTGTATGGGAGAGTTGCCGGCATGGGGGACGGCATCTTCCGTTCTCTCGACAGAGGAGAAACATGGACTAGCATTGGTTCTGTAGAAAACCCGATTGGTGGTGAGCCAAATGTGATGGAGGCGAGTTGGAAGCAATTTGGGCTAGTCTTTATTGGCACTAACGGCAGGGGCATTTTTTACGGAACTCCAGACAGCCCTCAGCGTTAG
- a CDS encoding polysaccharide deacetylase family protein — translation MSINVLVIPGLKVRSKTMFMDRNIINILIVLFTVAFIFLGLKLLNKFSMSLKFQSFGELVNHVNTKDKVVALTYDDGPNPPYTNQLLEILERHQIKATFFVVGKTVEKYPDTLRLIVSKGHEIGNHSYSHKALISEKPGFIWSEIQKTDQLLRQLGVKDEIHFRAPYGRKLIVLPYLLAKLNKKNILWTIDTKDYEASNSEVIEASVLEQVRPGSIILMHDGGGERSRTVVATERLIENLKEKGYSFQTVSNLISKRSIIK, via the coding sequence TTGAGTATCAATGTTCTCGTCATTCCAGGTTTAAAAGTAAGAAGTAAAACTATGTTTATGGATCGTAATATTATTAACATCTTAATTGTTTTATTTACTGTGGCTTTTATATTTTTGGGATTAAAACTATTAAACAAATTTTCAATGAGTTTAAAATTCCAAAGCTTTGGCGAACTTGTTAATCATGTGAATACAAAAGATAAAGTAGTGGCGTTGACCTATGATGATGGTCCCAATCCACCTTATACCAATCAGTTGTTAGAGATTTTAGAGCGCCATCAGATCAAAGCTACTTTCTTTGTTGTCGGCAAGACAGTTGAAAAATACCCAGATACCCTTCGACTCATCGTGTCTAAAGGACATGAGATAGGAAATCACTCTTATTCTCACAAAGCGCTGATTTCTGAAAAACCTGGGTTTATTTGGTCAGAGATACAGAAAACTGATCAACTTCTGCGTCAATTAGGTGTGAAAGATGAAATTCATTTCCGCGCTCCCTATGGACGTAAACTGATAGTCCTTCCCTACCTTCTAGCCAAGTTAAACAAGAAAAATATATTGTGGACGATTGATACAAAAGATTATGAAGCATCTAATTCAGAAGTGATAGAAGCGAGTGTGCTTGAACAGGTTCGTCCTGGCTCAATTATACTGATGCATGATGGCGGAGGAGAGCGTTCACGAACCGTTGTAGCGACGGAAAGATTGATTGAAAACTTGAAGGAGAAGGGCTATAGTTTTCAAACCGTTTCTAACCTAATCAGTAAGAGGTCAATTATAAAGTAA
- a CDS encoding glycoside hydrolase family 31 protein yields the protein MNIFKQLSLLLRFVRFKRFLGSLFFSYQRDRWERQSPSSQTSEPLQEPGKLLQAEPTTTGGRFYFEQAELEISFLSADLIRVDWKPGIPPIPYGIARQDWSEVETNLQETAEGWVLSSTALKVVIADNGKLKLHNANGQIIREERPPQRQGEAWTHRAQLREEEHIYGLGERAASLNLRRPKTEAQHIETYRLWHYDAGGMYSSGTDPLYLCIPVYLGLHKQGSYLVFYENTHSGNVTFKDVAEVSFEGGALRYYLSVGQPTQLLERYTELTGRPPLPPRWAFGYHQSRWGYETEEAVRETANGFQHHDLPLSAIHLDIDCKDNFRSFTIDPDRFPKLREFNQELAAKGVRLITIVNPGVKADRNSDLFEEGRAQEVFCTYPNGKLVLAPVWPGMCAFPDFTNPLARHWWSRQYEYLLDLGVTGFWHDMNEPGVFTLRGDATLPRPTRHSMEGRGGTHVEAHNVYGLQQARAGYEALCEYQPEKRPFIVSRSGWAGLQRYAWTWTGDVETSWQGLRQTVPTILGMSLSGIPYTGPDIGGFKGNPSDELYLRWFQLSSFLTFCRTHSANNVKPRTPWSYGGTVLNHVRECLRLRYRLIPYFYTLAWEANRTGHPLIRPLFWCDPDDQRLWGVEDAFCLGDALLVCPVLEEGVGSRKVILPQGGWYNFWDDALITGANEITVDAPLERIPLLVKAGSILPMEEGEQLTLHLYPPVQGSGEGCLYSDAGDGYGEWRCDRFRMDKGENGIELTWEQEGNYPFPYTSVQVHLHGIELKQAWMDGKEVPCQGNVVECDRSLWDSSQIIAIRFSTHQVV from the coding sequence ATGAATATCTTTAAGCAACTCTCCCTATTACTACGGTTCGTTAGATTTAAGCGCTTTCTTGGTTCACTCTTCTTTTCTTATCAGCGAGATCGGTGGGAACGCCAGTCTCCCAGTTCTCAGACTTCGGAACCCTTGCAAGAACCAGGAAAACTGCTTCAAGCTGAACCAACAACAACCGGAGGGCGCTTTTACTTTGAGCAAGCCGAACTGGAAATTAGCTTTTTATCTGCCGATTTAATCCGAGTCGATTGGAAGCCTGGAATCCCTCCGATTCCTTATGGAATTGCCCGTCAGGATTGGTCGGAAGTAGAAACAAATTTACAGGAAACGGCTGAGGGTTGGGTGCTGTCGAGTACTGCCCTAAAAGTCGTTATCGCAGACAATGGCAAGCTAAAATTGCACAATGCTAACGGGCAGATCATCCGGGAAGAACGACCTCCACAGCGACAAGGTGAAGCCTGGACTCATCGGGCACAACTGCGAGAAGAAGAACACATTTACGGTTTAGGAGAACGGGCAGCCTCTCTCAACCTGCGTAGACCCAAAACTGAGGCGCAGCACATCGAAACTTACCGACTTTGGCACTATGATGCAGGCGGGATGTATAGTTCTGGGACTGACCCCCTTTACCTGTGCATTCCAGTGTATTTGGGTTTACATAAACAAGGAAGTTACCTCGTTTTTTACGAAAACACCCATTCCGGCAACGTTACTTTTAAAGATGTTGCTGAAGTCTCCTTTGAAGGCGGCGCACTGCGTTATTACCTGAGTGTGGGGCAGCCGACCCAACTGCTGGAACGCTATACCGAGTTAACCGGACGCCCTCCCCTCCCTCCTCGTTGGGCATTTGGCTATCATCAGTCGCGCTGGGGTTATGAAACTGAAGAAGCTGTCCGAGAAACAGCCAACGGCTTTCAGCATCACGATTTACCCTTAAGTGCGATCCACCTCGACATCGACTGCAAAGACAATTTCCGTTCCTTCACTATTGATCCCGATCGCTTTCCCAAACTCAGAGAATTCAACCAGGAACTCGCTGCCAAAGGAGTTCGCTTAATTACCATTGTCAACCCTGGAGTCAAAGCCGATCGCAACAGCGACCTATTTGAGGAAGGACGAGCACAAGAAGTGTTTTGCACCTATCCCAACGGCAAACTCGTCCTCGCCCCTGTTTGGCCTGGGATGTGCGCCTTCCCCGATTTTACCAACCCCCTTGCCCGTCATTGGTGGAGTCGGCAGTATGAATACCTCCTCGATTTAGGGGTAACGGGATTCTGGCACGATATGAATGAACCGGGAGTTTTTACCCTGCGAGGAGATGCCACGCTTCCCCGCCCCACTCGGCATTCGATGGAAGGCAGAGGCGGTACCCACGTTGAGGCGCATAACGTTTACGGATTGCAGCAGGCGCGGGCTGGGTATGAAGCCCTGTGCGAGTACCAACCGGAAAAACGTCCTTTTATTGTCTCGCGATCGGGTTGGGCGGGGTTGCAGCGTTATGCCTGGACTTGGACGGGGGATGTAGAAACCAGTTGGCAAGGGTTGCGCCAAACGGTGCCGACTATCCTAGGGATGAGTCTTTCCGGAATTCCTTACACAGGGCCGGATATTGGCGGCTTTAAGGGAAATCCTTCGGATGAGCTCTACCTGCGCTGGTTCCAACTATCCAGTTTTCTTACCTTTTGTAGAACACATTCGGCGAATAATGTCAAGCCACGTACACCCTGGAGTTATGGCGGAACGGTTCTTAATCATGTTCGGGAATGCTTGCGTCTGCGCTATCGTCTGATTCCCTATTTCTATACCCTAGCGTGGGAAGCAAATCGGACGGGGCATCCCCTGATTCGTCCCCTTTTCTGGTGCGATCCCGATGATCAGAGGCTTTGGGGTGTGGAGGATGCGTTTTGCTTGGGTGATGCGCTGCTGGTGTGTCCGGTGCTGGAAGAGGGAGTAGGATCGCGAAAAGTTATCCTTCCTCAAGGCGGCTGGTACAACTTCTGGGATGATGCGCTAATTACAGGAGCAAATGAGATTACTGTAGATGCTCCCTTAGAACGAATTCCACTTCTGGTTAAGGCGGGAAGTATTTTGCCAATGGAAGAAGGGGAACAACTTACTCTTCATCTTTACCCACCTGTGCAAGGAAGCGGTGAAGGATGCCTGTATAGTGATGCAGGGGATGGATATGGAGAGTGGCGATGCGATCGCTTCCGGATGGACAAGGGTGAGAACGGCATCGAGCTAACCTGGGAGCAAGAAGGAAATTATCCTTTTCCGTACACGAGTGTCCAGGTTCATCTACACGGGATTGAACTCAAGCAAGCTTGGATGGATGGGAAAGAAGTCCCTTGCCAGGGAAATGTTGTGGAGTGCGATCGCTCCTTATGGGACTCATCTCAAATTATTGCGATTAGATTTTCTACTCACCAAGTGGTTTGA